A stretch of DNA from Variovorax paradoxus:
CGCCCGGTCGCGCTGCAGGACGCACTGGTGGCGGGCGCGGAGCATCCGGCCATGCAGCAGGCGCGGGCCGAGGCCAAGGCCGCCGGCCTGTACGCGGAGTCGGTGAAGGCGGGTCGCCTGCCGCAGCTGAACTGGGTGGTCGGCAAGAGCACGCAGGAAGATTCGCTGGGCAACAAGCAGCCGTGGTCCACGGGCCTGTCGTTGCAGTGGAACGCGTTCCAGGGCGGCTCGGGCCGGGCGTCGGAACGCGCGGCGTTCGAGCGCGCGGCGGCCGGCGAAGAAAAAGCCGAGGCCTCGGCACGCGACCTGGCCTACCGGCTGCGCACGTCTGCAGAGCAGCGCGACGCGTCGGCGAGCCGGGCCGGCGAGTACACCGAGTTGATCCAGGAAACCGATCGCGTGCGCAAGATCTTCTACGAGCAGTGGTACCACCTGGGCAAGCGCACGCTGCTCGACGTGCTCACGGCCGAAAGCGACCACTACAACAACCAGTCGGCGCAGGTGACGACCCGCTTCGACGCCGAAGCGGCCGACCTGCGCATGCGCGCCGACTCGGCCATGCTGCTGGACTGGCTGCGCGGCGCAAAGGTGCTCTGAGGGCCGCGAACAGCGGCGCTTTTCAGCCCAGGCCTATGTACGGACGCGGCGCACTTTTCTAGGATGGGTTCGCGCCCTGGTTGTTTCGCTCGGCCTGCATGCGGGGCAGCTTCGCTTCATTCATTCCTTTGAGCATTTCCAGAACCATGCAGGACCTGATCCCCGAGGTCGCGAACCGCGACCTGAGCCTGCGCAGGCCTTGTCCCGCAGGCGTCGTTTCCGTGGTGCTCGGATGAGGCACGCCTTCTCTTCCCCGGCACCGGCGGCCCGGCGCATCGGCGTGCTCGGCCGTGCTGTGCGCGAGCGCGAGTACGCGCGGCGCGTGCTGCGCGGGCTGGGCATCGCGCCCTGGGTGTTCACCAGCGTCGAGGAACTGGCGGCGCTGGGCGACGACGTGGCGCGCCTGAACCTGCTGTTCCTGGGCGACCCGCCCATGCTGCACCGCGAAGGCGGCGTGCCCGAGCCCGAGGTGCTGTCGTCGCTCGGGAACAAGGTCGTGCTGCTGACCGATGCCGCGCCCGAGCCGCCGCCGACGCGGCACCTGCGCGGGCGTCCGCCCATCGCGGCCGCGTCGTTCGATGATTTCCATCGCATCGTGTGGCACGCGTTGAAGGCGCGGGGCCTGGCCTGCGCGCCGCAGACGCCGCTCGCGTGGGGCGCCTACAGCTTCGATCCGGTGGACCGCCGCGCCACCTTTCCGGGCCAGGTGCAGCGGCTCGATCCGGTGACCTTCGACCTGGCGCTGGAGTTCTTCTTCAACCCGGGGCAGGTGCTCAAGATCCCGCGGTTGCGCAAGATGATGAACCCGGTGCGCGGTGCGACGAGGTTCTGGGGCAACGAGATCATCGGCACGCTGACGGACGTGGCGGACGCGTTGCAACTGCACGGCGCCCACGGCTGGCAGCTGACGCATTGCGAGCCCGAGGCCTTTCGGCTCGACCGGGTGCCGATGGGCAACGGGCCGGGTGGCTGACGGTGCATCGGGACAAGAAAAAAGCCCTAAGTCGTTGAAAACTTAGGGCTTTTTTGACTTCTCCACCGAGGCGGGGAAGTGGTGTTGGTGGCTCTTCACGGATTCGAACCGCGGACCTGTGGATTATGATTCCATCGCTCTAACCGACTGAGCTAAAGAGCCGTTCAGTACAAAACTGCACCGAAGCCCAAAATTATAGCCCAGGCTTTGGGCCGAGTTCAACACCCGGCGTTTTCAGGTCGATTTTTCTGCATCCGAATCCTCCGGATCGCACCCCGACTTAACCCCGATCGCCTCACTGAGCCGTACAAGCCCGGGTGACAATCCTTCGATGTCTGCGCTGCCCCGCGCCCCTTCCTCTGCTGCCTCCGCCGCCCTTGCGCGCGACGCCATGCCCGACGATCAGTTGATGCTGGCCTACGCCCACGGCGATGCCGCTGCCTTCGACGTGCTCTATGCGCGCCACGAAGGCGGCCTGTTCCGCTTCGTCAAGCGCCTGCTCGGCGCGCGGCTGGTGGCGCAGGCCGACGAGGTGTTCCAGGACACCTGGGTGCGGATCATCTCGGCGCGCGACAGTTTTTCGCCGCAGGGCGCCACGTGGCGCACCTGGGCCTTCACCATCGCGCACAACCTCGCGATGGACCGCCTGCGCGTGAGCGGGCGCGAGGTGACGCTCGATGGCCACGCGACCGACGACGATGGCGACCCGGTGCCCGCGCTGGACCGCGGCGTGCACGGTGCCACTGACCTGTCGGCGCATCCGTCGGCCGAAGAGCTCGCGTTCTGGCGCGCCGCCGGTCGCCGGCTGCTGGTCTGTCTCGACGAACTGCCGGCCGAGCAGCGCGCGGCTTTTCTCTTGCACCATGAAGACGGCCTGACCGTCGATGCGCTCGCGGCCAAGCTGGAGATCGGCTTCGAGACCGTGCGCAGCCGCCTGCGCTACGGGCTGCAGAAGCTGCGTGGCTGCATGGAACGCTACCTGTCGGTGCTGGAGCAGCGGGCATGAGCACCGGCATGGACGACGACCTGCACGACCCGCGGCTGCGTCGCGCGCTGGACCACGCGCCCGACCGCGACGCGATGCCCGCGGCCCACACGCGCGAGGCGATCTTGAAGATGGCGCACAACCTTGCTGCTGTTTCCGCGCCGGCGGCCGGCCATGTGGCTGAAGCCGCGCCGTGGTGGCGACGCCTGTTCGGCGGCGGCAGTCCCCGCTCGCGCATGCCGTGGAATGCGGCCTTCGCGACCGTGCTCGTGGCGACCTTCGTGACCGTGTTGTGGCATCGGGAGCCGGTGCCCGAGGCCGGGCTCGATGGCGAGGCGCAAGTGGCCGGGGCGCCCGCGCCGGCATCGGCACCGCCTGCGCAAACGGCCGAGGCGCCGGCAGCCGCGCCTGCTGCTGAACCGGCCGCAACGGCGGACATGACGCCGCCCGCTGCGCCACGCAGCGACGCGGCGCGCGATGCGAAAGAGACCTCGAAGCAGCGGGAGACGCAGGAAGCACGAGATGCCTCACGGCGGCGCGAAGCCCCTCCTGCTGCGGAGGCGTCGATTCAGAAAGACGAAGAGCGGATGCTGGAAAAAGCGGCACCCGCGGCCCCGGTGGTACCAGCCCCGGCGCCCGCGGCACCGGCGATTGCGTCGGCGCCCATGCCGGCGCCTCCCATGGCCGATGTCGGCCAGAGTCCTGCGCCCTATGCCGCCGCACCGCCGGCACCGGCCGCAGCGCCTGCAGCACCGATGCAGCGCGAGTCCGCAGAAACGACGTCATCGCTCGCCGCACAAGGCGGTGCCAGCGCGAACGTCGCAGGCATGCAGCGCCGCGCTGCACCCGCGTCCGCACCGGCCGCAGCCAAGGCCGCCGCACCACGCGCGGCGGCAGAGGCCGTCACGAGCAGCGGCTTTACCGCACTGGACCGCTGGACCACCCTCGACATCACGCGCGCCGGCACCACCACGCGCCAGACGCGCGGCGACACCGAAGGCCTCGCGGCGCTGGTGAACACAGTGGCGCGCGCGGCCACCGTGTCGGGCGGGGAATTGGGTGCGCCGGTCGAGGCGCGCATCGAACTGCGGCGCGACGGCGCGTTGCTGGCCGTGCTCGAGATCGCGGGCGATCAGGTGCGGTGGACGCCGCAGCCGGGCGGCCCTGCATCCATCGGTACGCCGCCGGCACAGGCGCTCGACGCGCTGCGCACGGCGGTCTCGCGGACCCGCTGACGGCGACCGTTGCAGTCGCTGTCGCCGGGCCCGCGATTCAGCGGATCAGGCGTTCTTGAAGTCCGGGGCCCGCTTGTTCAGGAAAGCGTCCATGCCTTCCTTCTGGTCCTGCGTGGCGAACAGCGCGTGGAACAGGCGGCGTTCGAACATCACGCCGTCGCTCAGGCCGCTCTCGAAGGCGCGGTTGACCGATTCCTTGGCGGCCATCACTGCGATCTGCGAGTAGCCCGCGATGATCAGCGCGGCGCCCAGCGCTTCGTCGGCCAGTTTCTCGAAGGGCACCACGCGGCTCACGAGGCCCGCGCGCTCGGCTTCGGCGGCGTCCATCATGCGGGCGGTGAGCGCCATGTCCATGGCCTTGCTCTTGCCCACTGCGCGCGGCAGGCGCTGCGTGCCGCCGGCGCCGGGGATCACGCCGATCTTGATTTCGGGCTGGCCGAACTTGGCGTTGTCGGCCGCGATGATGAAGTCGCACATCATCGCCAGCTCGCAGCCGCCGCCCAGTGCGAAGCCGCTCACGGCCGCAATCACGGGCTTGCGGATCGAGCGGATGGTTTCCCAGTTGCGCGTGATGTAGTCGCCCTTGTACGTGTCGATGAAGCTGTACTTGGCCATCGCCGCGATGTCGGCGCCGGCCGCAAAGGCGCGCTCGCTGCCCGTGAGGATGATGCAGCCGATGGCGTCGTCGGCGTCGAAGGCCTTGAGCGCCTGGCCCAGCTCGGTCATCAGCGCGTCGTTCAGCGCATTGAGGGCCTTGGGGCGGTTGAGGGTGACGATGCCGACCTTGCCTGCTTCGGTCCGCACTTCGATGTTTTCGTAGCTCATGGTGTCTCTGTCTCCGGGGGAGGTGGGGGAAAAAACGCGTTCCACTATACCGAGCATGGCCTCGGGCCCGCTGACGCGCGGGTGTTTCATTTGAGAATTGTTCTCATCTAGAATGGCCGCCATGGACTTCCCGATGCAAGAACATGCCGTGCTGCTGCGGGCCTATGCCCGGGCACAGGAGCGTTGCTCGCGCCTGCTGATCGAGCAGGCCGCCCGGGTCGAGCGGCTCGAGGCGCAGATCGTGCGGCTGCGCGGTGCGCTGATGGCGCGCGACTCGGCGATTGCCATCGTGCGCGAAGAGCTGGCGGCGCGCGCGGCCGTGGGCAGCGCCTTGCCCCAGCGCCTGCACGCGCTGCTGGCGCCGGGCGGCCGGCGCCACCATGCGCTGCCGCCGGGGCCGGAGGTGCCGGCCGATCTGCGTGCCAAGTCGGTGCTGTGCGTCGGCCGTTCGGAAGCGGCGCAAGAGGCGCCTTCGCTGGCGCGTCAATTGGTCGAGATTGCCGGCGGCCGTTACCTGCACCACGACGGCGGCGACGAGGCCGACGACCCCGCGGCGCTCGAAGCCGGCCTGCGCGCCGCCGACCTCGTGATCTGCCAGACCGGCTGCGTGAGCCACGGCGCCTACTGGCGCGTGCAGGACCACTGTCGTCGCACCGGCAAGCCCTGCGTGCTGGTGGGCGAGCCGCAGCCGATGCTGTTCGTGCGGCCGCCGCTCGCGGCGGCCGTCGATCACTCCGCCTGAACGGAAGAAATTACGGCTTGGCTGCGAGCCAGGCCGAGACCTTGGCCGCGTCGTGCGAGAACAGCCGCCACGTGGTCGACCCCGTCGGCAGCGCGAGCGGCAGGCGCAGCAGCCGGCGGTCGCGCGAGACGAGGGCGGTGCACTTCGCGGCACTGCCGAGGTACAGCGCCAGGTCGTCGAGCTTCGTCAGGCGCCAAGCTTGCGCGGGCTGCGACGCGCCCTTGCCGCGACCACCGACGGCCGGCAGCTCGATGCCCAGCCATTCGTCGTTGGCCGAGAAGCCGGCCTTTTCGGCGGCGCCGCCGCGCAGCACCACCTTGATCTGCACGCTGCCGCCGGTTTCGGCCACGCGCAGGCCGAGCGCCTGCGCGGGCTGCGAGGGGTCGTCGAGCGTGGCCACGCCGTGGGCGCGCAGCAGGTCGGCCAGCGGGAGTTCGTCGGTCGAATGCACCCAGCGTGCGAGTTCCGGCGCGTACGAGCGTCCGCCCACGGCTTCGAGCGCGGCCGCGATGTCGGCCTCGCTGATCGGGCCGCCGCTGCTGTGCGTCCAGAGGTGGCGCATCACGTCGTCGAGCGTGCCCTTGCCTTCATGGCGCAGCGTGAGGTCGAAGCACAGCGCCACCAGCGCGCCCTTGGTGTAGTAGCTGACGGTGCTGTTGGGCGTCTGCTCGTCCTGGCGGTAGTACTTGACCCAGGCGTCGAAGCTCGCGTCGGCCACCGGCTGCACGAGCCGGCCGGGCGTCTGCAGCACCTGGTTGATGGTCTTGTTGAGCAGCCGCAGGTAGGCGGCGTCGTCGATGCGGCCGGCGCGGCGCAGCAGCAGGTCGTCGTAGTAGCTCGTGAAGCCCTCGAAGAACCACAGCAGCTGCGTGTAGTTTTCCTGGCTGTAGTCGTAGTGCGCGAACTCCGCCGGGCGCATGCGTTTGACGTTCCAGGTGTGGAAGTACTCGTGGCTGATGAGGCCCAGCAGCGTGGTGTAGCCCTCGGGCTGCTTCTTCTTTTCGCCGCGCTGCGGCAGGTCGCGGCGGTTGCAGATGAGCGCGGTGGAGTGGCGGTGCTCGAGCCCGCCGTAGCCGTCGTCCACCGCGTTGAGCATGAACACGTAGCGGTCGATCGGCAGCTTGGGGCCGCCGCGCTTGCCGGCCTTGTCGCCGTGCCAGAAGCGGATCTCGGCCTCGCAGATGGCCTGCGTGTCGGCGATGAGGCGCTCGCCGTCGAACGAGGCCGCGGCGCCTGCGATCACGAAGCGGTGCGGCACGCCGCAGGCTTCGAATTCGGCGCTCCAGAAGGCCCCCATCTCGACCGGGCTGTCGGCCAGTTCGTCGTAGCCGGCGGCGCGGTAGCTGCCGAAGCCGTGCTTGTCGGCCTTGGTCGGCACGAGCGCGGTGGCGCACGACCAGCGTGCGGCGTCTGTCGGCAGCGTGGGTGGCACGATTTCGAGCGCGTGCGGCGCCTCGGTCTGGCCTTCGACGCGCAGGCAGACGCTGGTGCCGTTGAAGAAGCCGCGCGTGGCATCGAGCCATGCGGTGCGCACCGAGTTGTCGTAGGCGCAGACCTGGTAGTGCAGCACCAGCGGCTGGCCCGGCACGCAGTCGATCTGCCAGCTGCACTTGTCGAGCTGCGTCAGCACCGGCTTGCGACGGCCCTGCGTGGCGCGCAGGCCTTGCAGGTTCTTGGCGAACTCGCGCACGAGGTAGCTGCCCGGAATCCACACCGGCAGCGCCACGCGCTGCTGCGCGGTGGGCGCGGCGATGGTCAGCGTGACGGCGAACAGGCGGGCATGAAGGTCCGCGCACTCGACGCGGCAATGCACGGCGGCAGGGGCGGTTGCAGCAGCGCCCGCGCGCCGGGAAGCAGAAGTCGTCGAGGTCGTCGCCATTGGATCAGTTGGCGGCGGCGAGTTGCTTCTCGACCTGTTCGGCGGGAATGGCGCCCGGGACGCGGCTGCCGTCGGTGAAGATCAGCGTGGGCGTGCCCGTGATGTTGTACTTGCGGCCGAACTCCACGTTGCGCTCCAGCGCCGCCACGTTGCAGGTGCTGGCGGCGGCGGCGGGCTTGACGCTGTTTTCCATCCAGTCGGCCCAGGCCTTGCCCGGGTCCTTGCTGCACCAGATGTCGCGCGACTTGGCGGTCGAGTCGGCGCCGAGCACGGGGTACAGGAACATGTAGACGGTCACGTTGTCGACCTTCTTCATGTCTTTCTCGAAGCGCTTGCAGTAGCCGCAGTTCGGGTCTTCGAAGACCGCGACCTTGCGCTTGCCGTTGCCGCGCACGATCTTGATCGCGTCTTTCACGGGCAGCTTGTCGAAGGCGACGGCGGTGAGCTTCTCGACGCGCTCTTCGGTGAGGTTGCGGCGCGTCTTCGCGTCGATCAGGCTGCCCTGCAGCAGGTAGCCGCCTTGCTCGTCGGTGTAGAGGATCTGGCTGCCGTTCACGCGCACTTCGTACAGGCCCGGCACGGGCGTCTTGGTGACTTCCTCGATGGCCGGCAGTTGCGGGATGTGCGTCGGCAGGTTCTTGCGGATCTCGGCCTCGCCCGCGCCGGCGGTGGAGAACGTGAGCAGCGCGCAGGCGGCGACGAGAAGGTGGCGGACGAAGGTCATCGGGAAGGTTTCGGGAAAAAGGTGGAGGGCTGGCGGCGGCGTCAGGCGGTCAGGCTTTGAGGCCCATGGCCTGGGCGGTGATCCAGTGCTTCACGAAGCGCGTGCGGTCGAAACCGCGCATGCCCCAGTTGCGCAACGCAGGGAGTGGACCCAGGTTGTGCGAGAAAAGTTGCTGCAATCCGTCGGTCGCCAGGCTCATCTGCAGCACATCGGCGCGGCGGGCGCGTTCGTAGCGGCGCAGCAGGCGGGCGTCGCCCACGCTGCGCCAGTAGTCGCGGGTGCGGATCACCTCGGCCAGCGCAGCCGCATCGGACAGCCCGAGGTTCAGGCCCTGGCCCGCCAGCGGGTGCACCGTGTGGGCAGCGTCGCCCGCGAGCACCCACGATTGCGTGGGCTGGCCGGGCATCGTGCCGGACCAGCGGTCGGCGATGGCGCGCGACAGCGGCCACACGGCGCGTTCGCTCGTGAGCCGCAGCGAGCCCAGCTCGCCGTGGCTGGCTTCGCTCACGGCGGCACTGAATTCTTCGGCGCTTTGTGCGATCAGTTCGGGCACGCGCAGCTGGTCGACCGACCACACCAGCGCCAGCGTCTTGCCATGCACGCCGCCCAGCGGCAGCAGGGCGAACACCTCGCCGCGGTCGTTGAACCACTGGCGCGCGATGCCGTCGTGCGTGTGCGCGGCCTCGAGCCGTGCGGCAATGGCGTGCTGCGGGTAGCGCGTGACCTCGTAGCTCACGCCCAGCGCTGCGCGCGAGGCGCTGGCCTTGCCTTCGCACACCACGGTGAGCGGTGCGGCCACGGGCTCGGTCACCACGTCGATCAGGGGCTGGAAGCGCACCGCGTCGGCCAGTTGCTGCTCGAGCGCGGGCACGTCGACGATCCAGGCCAGCGCCTCGACCTTCTGGCGCGCGGCGCTGAACTGCACCCGGCCGCCGTCGTCGCCGTGCACCTGCATCTCGTGCACCGGCGTGGCATGGGCCGCGTCGGGCCAGCCGCGCAGCGATTCGAGCAGCGTGCGGGACGCCACGTTGAGCGCGTACGCCCGGATGTCTTCCTTGCCCGCAGGGGCCGGCGGCACCACCAGCGCGACGCGCACGCGTTCGCGCGCCAGCAGCAGCGCCAGCGTGCGGCCGACGATGCCGGCGCCGCGGATACAAACTTCGGGTGAGAGGGCCATCAGATGATTGTATGAACTAAGCCCACCCCCAGGCTTCGCGCACTTCGTGTCGCTACGCCAACCCCCTCGCGGGGGCGATACCAGCGGCCCGGCAAAGCCGGTTCCGCGGTATCCCTGGAAGGGACCGCGACGGTTTGGAAAGCGATATCGGACAATCGCCAGCGATTTCAAAGGAACCCCACCGTGTCGCAGCCGTCCGCTTTCGATCTCCAGGCCACCATCGCCCGCCTGTTCGTGTATCCCGTCAAGTCGTGCGCGGGCGTCGAGCTCAATGAGATGCTGCTCACCGAAACCGGCCTCGAGTTCGACCGCGCCTGGACGGTGGTCGATGCGCAGGGCGAGTTCGTCACCCAGCGGCAGCTGCCGCGCATGGCACTCATCCAGCCGCAGATGAAGCACACCGAGGTCGTGCTGCGCGCGCCCGGCATGCTGGCGCTGCACCTGGCCTTCGACCGCGTCGAGCAGCCGGTGCGCGTGCGCGTGTGGAAGGACGACGTGGCGGCCTACGACATGGGCGACATCGCGGCACAGTGGTTCAGCGACTTTCTTTCAGAGCCCGGCAAGCCGCAGACCTTGCGCCTGGTGCGTTTCGACCCCGAGCACCAGCGCCTGTCGAGCCTCAAGTGGACCGACGGCGTCGAGGCGCTGAACCAGTTTGCCGACGGCTTTCCGCTGCTGGTGGCCAGCGAAGGCTCGCTCGCCGAACTCAACGAGCGCCTTGCGGCGGCCGGCCACGGCCCGGTCGGCATCGAGCGTTTCCGCCCGAACATCGTGCTGGCCGGCATCGAGTCGCACGACGAAGACCGGGTCGACGCGCTGCACGTCACCACCGGCGAAGGCGAGGCCGAGCTGCGTCCGGTCAAGCCCTGCACGCGCTGCCCGATTCCCGACATCGACCCGGCGACCGCGCTCAGCAGCCCCGAGGTCGGCGACATGCTGCGCACCTACCGCGCCGACGCGCGCGTGGACGGCGGCATCACCTTCGGCATGAACTGCATCGTGGTGCAGGGCGTGGAGCACCTGCTGAAGGTGGGGCAGGTGGTGGGGGCGAACTACAGGTTCGAGTAACGGGCGATCAGAACGCCACGCCTGCGATCAGGATGATGTTCGCGTATGGCGTGCATTCGCCCGTGCGCACGATGGCGCGGGCCCTGGCGCTGCGGCGCTTGAATTCCTCGTGCGACACGGTTTGCGGCGCGATGCCCAGCGACTGCGGGTACCAGCCCGGCAGCGCCTTCGCAGCGCCTTGCAGCGCTTCGTCGGCCACGACGATGCTTTCCACCTGCATCTCCGACAGCACCGCCTTCAGCACATCGCTGATCCCCGGCACACCGCGCGCCACGGCCAGGTCGATGCGGCGCGGGCCGTCGGGAATGGGCAGGCCGGCGTCGCCGATCACCAGCATGTCGCCGTGGCCCATGGAGGCGATCACGTGGGAGAGTTCGGCGTGCAGCAGGGGAGAGCGTTTCACAGCGTGATCCAGTCGGGGGGCAGGGGGCTGCGCAGCACGGCGTCGCGCAGCGGAATGGAGGGTTGGGCGCCAGGCTGCTGGATGCACAGCGCAGCGGCGCGGATGCCCAGGCGCACGGCTTCGTCGAACGACTGGCCTTCGCCCAGTGCCACGGCGAGCGCACCCAGGAAGGTGTCGCCGGCAGCGGTGGTGTCGACCGCCTGCACCTTCGGCGCGGGATGGTGGCGTGCACCGTCGGTATCGACCGCCACCGCGCCGCGCGAGCCCAGCGTCACGACGACGCGGGCGATGCCGCGCGCGCGCAGCGCCTGGCCGGCCTGCGCGGCTTCTTCGGGGCTGTCGGCGTTCTGGCCCGACAGCGTCTGCGCCTCGATCTCGTTGACCACGAGCGTGTCGATGCGGGGCCAGAGCGCCTCGGCAATGGGTTGCACCGGCGAGGGGTTGAGCATGACCGCGCAGCCCGCGTCGTGCGCGGCGGCGATGGCGCGCGCCACCTGGTCCATCGGGGTTTCGAACTGCGCGACGAGAAACGCCGCGCCCTGCAGTTGCGTGCGCAGCGCGGCGTCGTCGAGGGCGACGCGCGCGTTGGCGCCGGGGATCATCACGATGCGGTTCTGGCCGCTGTCTTCGACCAGGATCAGTGCCGTGCCGGTGGGCTCGGCGGTGTCGGTGCGCAGCGCGGAAGTGTCGATGCCGTCGCGCGCGAGCGCCTCGCGCAGCGCCTGGCCGTGGGCGTCGTCGCCCACGCAGCCGATCATGTGCACCTGCGCACCTTCGCGCGCGCAGCTCACGGCCTGGTTGGCGCCCTTGCCGCCGGGGATGGCGTCGATCGAGCGGCCCAGCAGGGTTTCGCCCGCGGCCGGCGCGTGCGGCACGCGCAGCACGATGTCCATGTTCAGGCTGCCGAGCACGACGATGCGCGGCGGCGTGGAGGAAGAGAGAGGCTGAAGGCTCACGAGGTGCGGGACTTGGAAGGTGTGGTGGTGACGGTGGTGGCCGATGCTGCGGGCGTCACGCCCGCTTCGCGAAAGCCCGCGTGGCGCGCGGTCGAGGCGCGCACGCGCAGCTCGGGTTGCAGCACGACCTTGCGTGCGTCGCGGCGCTTGCCGCCCATGCGCTCCAGCAGCATGTCGACCGCCAGCGCGCCGATGCGCTCCTTGGGTTGCGCCACGGTGGTGAGCGGCGGGCTGGTGTAGGCCGACAGTTCGATGTCGTCGAAGCCCACGATGGAGAGTTCGTCGGGCACGCGCACGCCGCTTTCGTGTGCGGCGCGCAGCGCGCCGATGGCCATCAGGTCGTTGCACACGAACACGGCCGAGGGCTTCTGCTCGGTGCGCAGGATGGCGTGCATCGCCTCGTAGCCGCCCTGGCTGGTGAAGCCGCCGCGCCACAGCAGCGCGTCGGCGTTCGGCGGTGAGCCGGTTTCTGCCAGCGCCATGCGCCAGCCTTCGATGCGCTGCTCGCTCGACGTCACGCCCGTCGGCCCTCCGATGCAGGCGATGCGCTTGTGGCCCAGCGACAGCAGGTGCCGCACGGCAAGCAGTCCGCCCTGCATGTGGGCGGTTTCCACCAGGTCGCAGGCGGGGTCGGCAATCTCGCGGTCGACCAGCACGGTGGGAATGCGCAGGCCGCGCAGCTGGGTGGCGAGCGAGTCGTCTTCGTCGGCGCCGGTCGACACCACGATGAGCCCGTCGATGCGGCGCTCGGCCAGCACTTGCAGGTACACGCTCTGGCGCCGGGGCTCGTCGTCGGTGTTGCACAGCACCAGCGTGTAGCCGGCGCCGAAGCAGCGGTCTTCCACGATGCGCACGATCTCGGCGAAGTAGGGGTTCGAGCTGTTGGGAATGAGCATGCCCAGCGTCGAGGTGGTATTGCTCTTGAGGCTGCGCGCCATCGCGTTGGGCACGTAGCCGAGCTCGCGGATCGCCAGCTCCACGCGCTCGCGCACCTTGGCGCTCACGTGGCGCGTGTCGTTGACGACGTGCGACACGGTGGTGACGGAAACGCCCGCCTGGAGTGCAACGTCCTTGATGGTGGCCATGGTTGTGTGGGTTCCTTGAGGCTCAGGCCAGCCGACGAGCTGCCCGGCGCTGGCGCAGGGTGTCGATGATGACGGCCACCACGATCACCGCGCCCGTGATGATGCGCTTGCTCGGCTCGCTCGCGCCGACCTGTGCCAGGCCGGCCTCGAGCACCGCGATGATCAGCACGCCGAAGAAGGTGTTGACCACCGAGCCGCGCCCGCCCATGAGGCTGGTGCCGCCGATGACCACGGCCGCGATCACCTGCAGTTCGATGCCGACGCCGGCATTCGGGTCGGCCGCTTCGAGGCGGGCCGACTGCATCAGGCCTGCGAGCCCCGCCAGCAGGCCGGTGACGGCGAACACGATGATGCGGATCGGCCGCGGGTCGATGCCCGCCAGGCGCATGGCTTCTTCATTGGTGCCGATGCCCACGACGTGACGGCCGAACACCGAACGCGTGAGCACCAGCTGCCCCACGGCGACCAGCACCACCGCGAGCACGAAGGCGGCCGAGATGCCGCCGATCCACGGCGCGGCCAGGCCCGAGATGGCGTCGCCCACGTACTGCGTGCGCGAATCGGTGACCAGGTAGGCGCCGCCGC
This window harbors:
- a CDS encoding FAD-dependent monooxygenase — its product is MALSPEVCIRGAGIVGRTLALLLARERVRVALVVPPAPAGKEDIRAYALNVASRTLLESLRGWPDAAHATPVHEMQVHGDDGGRVQFSAARQKVEALAWIVDVPALEQQLADAVRFQPLIDVVTEPVAAPLTVVCEGKASASRAALGVSYEVTRYPQHAIAARLEAAHTHDGIARQWFNDRGEVFALLPLGGVHGKTLALVWSVDQLRVPELIAQSAEEFSAAVSEASHGELGSLRLTSERAVWPLSRAIADRWSGTMPGQPTQSWVLAGDAAHTVHPLAGQGLNLGLSDAAALAEVIRTRDYWRSVGDARLLRRYERARRADVLQMSLATDGLQQLFSHNLGPLPALRNWGMRGFDRTRFVKHWITAQAMGLKA
- a CDS encoding DUF2325 domain-containing protein, coding for MQEHAVLLRAYARAQERCSRLLIEQAARVERLEAQIVRLRGALMARDSAIAIVREELAARAAVGSALPQRLHALLAPGGRRHHALPPGPEVPADLRAKSVLCVGRSEAAQEAPSLARQLVEIAGGRYLHHDGGDEADDPAALEAGLRAADLVICQTGCVSHGAYWRVQDHCRRTGKPCVLVGEPQPMLFVRPPLAAAVDHSA
- a CDS encoding sigma-70 family RNA polymerase sigma factor, yielding MSALPRAPSSAASAALARDAMPDDQLMLAYAHGDAAAFDVLYARHEGGLFRFVKRLLGARLVAQADEVFQDTWVRIISARDSFSPQGATWRTWAFTIAHNLAMDRLRVSGREVTLDGHATDDDGDPVPALDRGVHGATDLSAHPSAEELAFWRAAGRRLLVCLDELPAEQRAAFLLHHEDGLTVDALAAKLEIGFETVRSRLRYGLQKLRGCMERYLSVLEQRA
- a CDS encoding M61 family metallopeptidase; this encodes MATTSTTSASRRAGAAATAPAAVHCRVECADLHARLFAVTLTIAAPTAQQRVALPVWIPGSYLVREFAKNLQGLRATQGRRKPVLTQLDKCSWQIDCVPGQPLVLHYQVCAYDNSVRTAWLDATRGFFNGTSVCLRVEGQTEAPHALEIVPPTLPTDAARWSCATALVPTKADKHGFGSYRAAGYDELADSPVEMGAFWSAEFEACGVPHRFVIAGAAASFDGERLIADTQAICEAEIRFWHGDKAGKRGGPKLPIDRYVFMLNAVDDGYGGLEHRHSTALICNRRDLPQRGEKKKQPEGYTTLLGLISHEYFHTWNVKRMRPAEFAHYDYSQENYTQLLWFFEGFTSYYDDLLLRRAGRIDDAAYLRLLNKTINQVLQTPGRLVQPVADASFDAWVKYYRQDEQTPNSTVSYYTKGALVALCFDLTLRHEGKGTLDDVMRHLWTHSSGGPISEADIAAALEAVGGRSYAPELARWVHSTDELPLADLLRAHGVATLDDPSQPAQALGLRVAETGGSVQIKVVLRGGAAEKAGFSANDEWLGIELPAVGGRGKGASQPAQAWRLTKLDDLALYLGSAAKCTALVSRDRRLLRLPLALPTGSTTWRLFSHDAAKVSAWLAAKP
- a CDS encoding DsbC family protein encodes the protein MTFVRHLLVAACALLTFSTAGAGEAEIRKNLPTHIPQLPAIEEVTKTPVPGLYEVRVNGSQILYTDEQGGYLLQGSLIDAKTRRNLTEERVEKLTAVAFDKLPVKDAIKIVRGNGKRKVAVFEDPNCGYCKRFEKDMKKVDNVTVYMFLYPVLGADSTAKSRDIWCSKDPGKAWADWMENSVKPAAAASTCNVAALERNVEFGRKYNITGTPTLIFTDGSRVPGAIPAEQVEKQLAAAN
- the rbsD gene encoding D-ribose pyranase, which gives rise to MKRSPLLHAELSHVIASMGHGDMLVIGDAGLPIPDGPRRIDLAVARGVPGISDVLKAVLSEMQVESIVVADEALQGAAKALPGWYPQSLGIAPQTVSHEEFKRRSARARAIVRTGECTPYANIILIAGVAF
- a CDS encoding enoyl-CoA hydratase, with product MSYENIEVRTEAGKVGIVTLNRPKALNALNDALMTELGQALKAFDADDAIGCIILTGSERAFAAGADIAAMAKYSFIDTYKGDYITRNWETIRSIRKPVIAAVSGFALGGGCELAMMCDFIIAADNAKFGQPEIKIGVIPGAGGTQRLPRAVGKSKAMDMALTARMMDAAEAERAGLVSRVVPFEKLADEALGAALIIAGYSQIAVMAAKESVNRAFESGLSDGVMFERRLFHALFATQDQKEGMDAFLNKRAPDFKNA
- a CDS encoding MOSC domain-containing protein produces the protein MSQPSAFDLQATIARLFVYPVKSCAGVELNEMLLTETGLEFDRAWTVVDAQGEFVTQRQLPRMALIQPQMKHTEVVLRAPGMLALHLAFDRVEQPVRVRVWKDDVAAYDMGDIAAQWFSDFLSEPGKPQTLRLVRFDPEHQRLSSLKWTDGVEALNQFADGFPLLVASEGSLAELNERLAAAGHGPVGIERFRPNIVLAGIESHDEDRVDALHVTTGEGEAELRPVKPCTRCPIPDIDPATALSSPEVGDMLRTYRADARVDGGITFGMNCIVVQGVEHLLKVGQVVGANYRFE